The following are from one region of the Sardina pilchardus chromosome 4, fSarPil1.1, whole genome shotgun sequence genome:
- the LOC134078286 gene encoding B-cell receptor CD22-like isoform X2 — MFGILAPSVIGFILQEWFIQMPENITAISGSCIVIPCTFSFPAKYKTEVNTSVALWTRGKVGGPAVLQSDTSPASGFEGEIVGDFKNKNCTTVFTELPLGFSEPLLFRVEGPSDLKYTYAKELFISFQRERPPRPVLSLSPSGGLRPGKTLTVTCRASAPCPSLLPEVRLELEMDQSQQSSVQVHSEQGVMFVMANLSFTVMARHYGQNVTCEAIYPGKYGAKSHGVESQTLNILYGPHNTRVTMSRPSPVPVGALVTLRCLSEANPPVNTYNWYAGITSGQRTLRASGQELALMATGADRGLYSCEAISPWGEQKSAVVALEVEDGSEGQQCSMVPYVFCGVLACLYVLTIVVDVYKYKRLTVSIFSCFVFVLFYPHTDACNFPFLWW, encoded by the exons ATGTTTGGGATACTGGCACCATCCGTTATTGGCTTCATTTTGCAAG AATGGTTCATCCAGATGCCTGAAAACATCACTGCCATCAGTGGGTCCTGTATTGTGATCCCCTGCACTTTCTCATTCcctgcaaaatacaaaacagAGGTCAATACTTCGGTAGCGTTGTGGACAAGGGGCAAGGTTGGTGGCCCTGCAGTGCTTCAGTCCGATACGAGCCCAGCCAGTGGCTTTGAGGGAGAGATTGTGGGGGACTTCAAGAACAAGAACTGCACCACCGTCTTCACAGAGCTCCCTCTGGGATTCAGTGAGCCATTACTTTTCAGAGTGGAGGGGCCTTCTGACCTGAAATACACATACGCTAAAGAACTGTTCATCAGCTTTCAGAGAG aGCGCCCCCCTCGTCCTGTGCTGAGCCTGAGCCCCTCAGGTGGGTTGAGACCAGGTAAGACGCTGACCGTCACCTGCCGCGCCAGTGCCCCCTGCCCGTCTCTTCTACCAGAAGTGCGGCTTGAGCTGGAGATGGACCAGAGCCAGCAGTCATCTGTGCAG GTGCACTCTGAGCAGGGGGTCATGTTTGTGATGGCCAACCTGAGTTTTACTGTGATGGCCCGTCATTATGGGCAAAATGTCACCTGTGAAGCCATATACCCTGGAAAATATGGAGCCAAAAGCCATGGAGTGGAGAGTCAGACCCTCAACattctgt ATGGGCCACACAACACCAGGGTAACGATGAGCCGTCCGAGCCCAGTCCCAGTAGGAGCGCTGGTGACCCTGCGCTGCCTGAGCGAGGCCAACCCCCCAGTGAACACCTACAACTGGTACGCCGGGATCACCAGTGGCCAACGGACTCTGAGGGCCTCAGGCCAAGAGTTGGCTCTCATGGCCACCGGGGCCGACAGGGGTCTGTACTCCTGTGAGGCCATCAGCCCGTGGGGAGAGCAGAAGTCTGCTGTGGTCGCATTGGAGGTTGAGGATGGCAGTGAAG GCCAGCAGTGCTCCATGGTGCCATATGTGTTCTGTGGAGTTCTGGCATGTCTGTATGTCCTCACTATTGTGGTGGATGTCTACAAATACAAAAG ATTGACTGTAAGTATAtttagttgttttgtttttgttttattctatcCTCATACAGATGCATGTAATTTCCCTTTCCTGTGGTGGTAA
- the LOC134078286 gene encoding B-cell receptor CD22-like isoform X1, protein MFGILAPSVIGFILQGCLGTEWFIQMPENITAISGSCIVIPCTFSFPAKYKTEVNTSVALWTRGKVGGPAVLQSDTSPASGFEGEIVGDFKNKNCTTVFTELPLGFSEPLLFRVEGPSDLKYTYAKELFISFQRERPPRPVLSLSPSGGLRPGKTLTVTCRASAPCPSLLPEVRLELEMDQSQQSSVQVHSEQGVMFVMANLSFTVMARHYGQNVTCEAIYPGKYGAKSHGVESQTLNILYGPHNTRVTMSRPSPVPVGALVTLRCLSEANPPVNTYNWYAGITSGQRTLRASGQELALMATGADRGLYSCEAISPWGEQKSAVVALEVEDGSEGQQCSMVPYVFCGVLACLYVLTIVVDVYKYKRLTVSIFSCFVFVLFYPHTDACNFPFLWW, encoded by the exons ATGTTTGGGATACTGGCACCATCCGTTATTGGCTTCATTTTGCAAG GTTGTCTTGGCACAGAATGGTTCATCCAGATGCCTGAAAACATCACTGCCATCAGTGGGTCCTGTATTGTGATCCCCTGCACTTTCTCATTCcctgcaaaatacaaaacagAGGTCAATACTTCGGTAGCGTTGTGGACAAGGGGCAAGGTTGGTGGCCCTGCAGTGCTTCAGTCCGATACGAGCCCAGCCAGTGGCTTTGAGGGAGAGATTGTGGGGGACTTCAAGAACAAGAACTGCACCACCGTCTTCACAGAGCTCCCTCTGGGATTCAGTGAGCCATTACTTTTCAGAGTGGAGGGGCCTTCTGACCTGAAATACACATACGCTAAAGAACTGTTCATCAGCTTTCAGAGAG aGCGCCCCCCTCGTCCTGTGCTGAGCCTGAGCCCCTCAGGTGGGTTGAGACCAGGTAAGACGCTGACCGTCACCTGCCGCGCCAGTGCCCCCTGCCCGTCTCTTCTACCAGAAGTGCGGCTTGAGCTGGAGATGGACCAGAGCCAGCAGTCATCTGTGCAG GTGCACTCTGAGCAGGGGGTCATGTTTGTGATGGCCAACCTGAGTTTTACTGTGATGGCCCGTCATTATGGGCAAAATGTCACCTGTGAAGCCATATACCCTGGAAAATATGGAGCCAAAAGCCATGGAGTGGAGAGTCAGACCCTCAACattctgt ATGGGCCACACAACACCAGGGTAACGATGAGCCGTCCGAGCCCAGTCCCAGTAGGAGCGCTGGTGACCCTGCGCTGCCTGAGCGAGGCCAACCCCCCAGTGAACACCTACAACTGGTACGCCGGGATCACCAGTGGCCAACGGACTCTGAGGGCCTCAGGCCAAGAGTTGGCTCTCATGGCCACCGGGGCCGACAGGGGTCTGTACTCCTGTGAGGCCATCAGCCCGTGGGGAGAGCAGAAGTCTGCTGTGGTCGCATTGGAGGTTGAGGATGGCAGTGAAG GCCAGCAGTGCTCCATGGTGCCATATGTGTTCTGTGGAGTTCTGGCATGTCTGTATGTCCTCACTATTGTGGTGGATGTCTACAAATACAAAAG ATTGACTGTAAGTATAtttagttgttttgtttttgttttattctatcCTCATACAGATGCATGTAATTTCCCTTTCCTGTGGTGGTAA
- the LOC134078286 gene encoding sialic acid-binding Ig-like lectin 14 isoform X4, translating into MFGILAPSVIGFILQEVNTSVALWTRGKVGGPAVLQSDTSPASGFEGEIVGDFKNKNCTTVFTELPLGFSEPLLFRVEGPSDLKYTYAKELFISFQRERPPRPVLSLSPSGGLRPGKTLTVTCRASAPCPSLLPEVRLELEMDQSQQSSVQVHSEQGVMFVMANLSFTVMARHYGQNVTCEAIYPGKYGAKSHGVESQTLNILYGPHNTRVTMSRPSPVPVGALVTLRCLSEANPPVNTYNWYAGITSGQRTLRASGQELALMATGADRGLYSCEAISPWGEQKSAVVALEVEDGSEGQQCSMVPYVFCGVLACLYVLTIVVDVYKYKRLTVSIFSCFVFVLFYPHTDACNFPFLWW; encoded by the exons ATGTTTGGGATACTGGCACCATCCGTTATTGGCTTCATTTTGCAAG AGGTCAATACTTCGGTAGCGTTGTGGACAAGGGGCAAGGTTGGTGGCCCTGCAGTGCTTCAGTCCGATACGAGCCCAGCCAGTGGCTTTGAGGGAGAGATTGTGGGGGACTTCAAGAACAAGAACTGCACCACCGTCTTCACAGAGCTCCCTCTGGGATTCAGTGAGCCATTACTTTTCAGAGTGGAGGGGCCTTCTGACCTGAAATACACATACGCTAAAGAACTGTTCATCAGCTTTCAGAGAG aGCGCCCCCCTCGTCCTGTGCTGAGCCTGAGCCCCTCAGGTGGGTTGAGACCAGGTAAGACGCTGACCGTCACCTGCCGCGCCAGTGCCCCCTGCCCGTCTCTTCTACCAGAAGTGCGGCTTGAGCTGGAGATGGACCAGAGCCAGCAGTCATCTGTGCAG GTGCACTCTGAGCAGGGGGTCATGTTTGTGATGGCCAACCTGAGTTTTACTGTGATGGCCCGTCATTATGGGCAAAATGTCACCTGTGAAGCCATATACCCTGGAAAATATGGAGCCAAAAGCCATGGAGTGGAGAGTCAGACCCTCAACattctgt ATGGGCCACACAACACCAGGGTAACGATGAGCCGTCCGAGCCCAGTCCCAGTAGGAGCGCTGGTGACCCTGCGCTGCCTGAGCGAGGCCAACCCCCCAGTGAACACCTACAACTGGTACGCCGGGATCACCAGTGGCCAACGGACTCTGAGGGCCTCAGGCCAAGAGTTGGCTCTCATGGCCACCGGGGCCGACAGGGGTCTGTACTCCTGTGAGGCCATCAGCCCGTGGGGAGAGCAGAAGTCTGCTGTGGTCGCATTGGAGGTTGAGGATGGCAGTGAAG GCCAGCAGTGCTCCATGGTGCCATATGTGTTCTGTGGAGTTCTGGCATGTCTGTATGTCCTCACTATTGTGGTGGATGTCTACAAATACAAAAG ATTGACTGTAAGTATAtttagttgttttgtttttgttttattctatcCTCATACAGATGCATGTAATTTCCCTTTCCTGTGGTGGTAA
- the LOC134078286 gene encoding B-cell receptor CD22-like isoform X3: MFGILAPSVIGFILQGCLGTEWFIQMPENITAISGSCIVIPCTFSFPAKYKTEVNTSVALWTRGKVGGPAVLQSDTSPASGFEGEIVGDFKNKNCTTVFTELPLGFSEPLLFRVEGPSDLKYTYAKELFISFQRERPPRPVLSLSPSGGLRPGKTLTVTCRASAPCPSLLPEVRLELEMDQSQQSSVQVHSEQGVMFVMANLSFTVMARHYGQNVTCEAIYPGKYGAKSHGVESQTLNILYGPHNTRVTMSRPSPVPVGALVTLRCLSEANPPVNTYNWYAGITSGQRTLRASGQELALMATGADRGLYSCEAISPWGEQKSAVVALEVEDGSEGQQCSMVPYVFCGVLACLYVLTIVVDVYKYKRCM; this comes from the exons ATGTTTGGGATACTGGCACCATCCGTTATTGGCTTCATTTTGCAAG GTTGTCTTGGCACAGAATGGTTCATCCAGATGCCTGAAAACATCACTGCCATCAGTGGGTCCTGTATTGTGATCCCCTGCACTTTCTCATTCcctgcaaaatacaaaacagAGGTCAATACTTCGGTAGCGTTGTGGACAAGGGGCAAGGTTGGTGGCCCTGCAGTGCTTCAGTCCGATACGAGCCCAGCCAGTGGCTTTGAGGGAGAGATTGTGGGGGACTTCAAGAACAAGAACTGCACCACCGTCTTCACAGAGCTCCCTCTGGGATTCAGTGAGCCATTACTTTTCAGAGTGGAGGGGCCTTCTGACCTGAAATACACATACGCTAAAGAACTGTTCATCAGCTTTCAGAGAG aGCGCCCCCCTCGTCCTGTGCTGAGCCTGAGCCCCTCAGGTGGGTTGAGACCAGGTAAGACGCTGACCGTCACCTGCCGCGCCAGTGCCCCCTGCCCGTCTCTTCTACCAGAAGTGCGGCTTGAGCTGGAGATGGACCAGAGCCAGCAGTCATCTGTGCAG GTGCACTCTGAGCAGGGGGTCATGTTTGTGATGGCCAACCTGAGTTTTACTGTGATGGCCCGTCATTATGGGCAAAATGTCACCTGTGAAGCCATATACCCTGGAAAATATGGAGCCAAAAGCCATGGAGTGGAGAGTCAGACCCTCAACattctgt ATGGGCCACACAACACCAGGGTAACGATGAGCCGTCCGAGCCCAGTCCCAGTAGGAGCGCTGGTGACCCTGCGCTGCCTGAGCGAGGCCAACCCCCCAGTGAACACCTACAACTGGTACGCCGGGATCACCAGTGGCCAACGGACTCTGAGGGCCTCAGGCCAAGAGTTGGCTCTCATGGCCACCGGGGCCGACAGGGGTCTGTACTCCTGTGAGGCCATCAGCCCGTGGGGAGAGCAGAAGTCTGCTGTGGTCGCATTGGAGGTTGAGGATGGCAGTGAAG GCCAGCAGTGCTCCATGGTGCCATATGTGTTCTGTGGAGTTCTGGCATGTCTGTATGTCCTCACTATTGTGGTGGATGTCTACAAATACAAAAG ATGCATGTAA
- the LOC134078289 gene encoding caspase a-like isoform X2: protein MHIAQCPSGKHDTSTSTTTTVCITITEDTCQLNGSLKTLITTAQRLSDVRVKFVEKVTKSVLKQLLDDLRDDRVLNEEEMESVLEEHKARADQARYLIDMVRKKGNKSSERMIKRIQERDGNLYDELSLGVVPSGTTPSAPAPSTPAPLHQVSNPDESTVSEVLLPCSEQFRSQKLTEGDMIYKPMDKPGRKRLALLINNVQFECARLLRRGAERDEERMETLLKGLGYEVVKHRDLSGEEMDKAVKAFSKREEHTQSDGTFVVIMSHGKRDAILGVRWSKEKPDEFPIDNVYSCLNTQGCPGLRNKPKVILIQACRGGEEGCVWMSDGIQDDSTAIESDDIRREHKEKDFISLLSCTPDTKSYRHVENGTFFVQYLVEEFNTHAHRDHVEELFTRVMRRFEKFPRQMVCKDRTTLSRHFYLFPGQ from the exons ATGCATATTGCCCAATGCCCATCAGGCAAGCATGatacaagcacaagcacaacaacTACAGTATGCATCACCATAACTGAGGACACATGCCAACTCAATGGATCACTGAAGACCTTGATAACgacag CCCAACGACTAAGTGATGTTCGCGTGAAGTTCGTGGAGAAAGTGACCAAATCCGTACTCAAGCAACTTTTGGACGACCTCAGAGACGACCGTGTCTTGAATGAAGAGGAGATGGAATCTGTACTTGAAGAACACAAGGCGAGGGCGGATCAAGCTCGCTATTTAATTGATATGGTTCGGAAGAAAGGGAACAAATCTTCGGAAAGGATGATCAAACGAATCCAGGAGAGAGACGGAAATCTGTACGATGAGCTGTCATTGGGTGTGGTGCCCTCAGGGACTA CACCATCAGCCCCAGCACCATCAACCCCAGCACCATTACACCAGGTTTCAAATCCAGATGAGTCCACTGTGTCAGAAGTCCTTCTTCCCTGTTCAGAGCAGTTCAGATCACAGAAACTTACGGAAGGGGACATG ATCTACAAGCCTATGGACAAGCCAGGAAGGAAGCGTTTGGCGCTACTCATTAACAATGTTCAGTTTGAATGTGCGCGGTTGTTGAGacgaggggcagagagagatgaggagagaatgGAAACACTGCTTAAGGGCCTAGGATATGAAGTAGTGAAACACAGAGACCTCTCTGGTGAG GAGATGGACAAAGCGGTGAAAGCCTTTTCAAAACGCGAGGAGCACACTCAATCAGATGGCACCTTTGTAGTAATAATGTCACATGGGAAGAGGGACGCCATTTTGGGTGTGCGCTGGAGCAAAGAAAAGCCTGATGAATTCCCTATTGATAATGTTTACAGCTGTCTGAACACCCAAGGTTGTCCTGGATTACGTAACAAACCAAAGGTTATTCTTATTCAGGCCTGCAGAGGAG GTGAAGAAGGATGCGTTTGGATGTCTGATGGCATACAGGATGACAGTACTGCCATTGAGAGTGATGACATCCGCAGGGAACACAAGGAGAAAGACTTTatctccctcctttcctgcaCACCTG ACACAAAATCCTACAGGCATGTGGAGAATGgcactttttttgttcagtatCTTGTGGAGGAGTTCAACACTCATGCTCATCGGGACCATGTAGAAGAATTGTTCACAAGG GTTATGAGACGCTTTGAGAAGTTTCCCAGACAAATGGTGTGCAAAGACAGGACCACCCTCTCAAGGCACTTCTACCTGTTCCCAGGGCAGTAA
- the LOC134078289 gene encoding caspase a-like isoform X1: protein MHIAQCPSGKHDTSTSTTTTVCITITEDTCQLNGSLKTLITTAQRLSDVRVKFVEKVTKSVLKQLLDDLRDDRVLNEEEMESVLEEHKARADQARYLIDMVRKKGNKSSERMIKRIQERDGNLYDELSLGVVPSGTTAPSAPAPSTPAPLHQVSNPDESTVSEVLLPCSEQFRSQKLTEGDMIYKPMDKPGRKRLALLINNVQFECARLLRRGAERDEERMETLLKGLGYEVVKHRDLSGEEMDKAVKAFSKREEHTQSDGTFVVIMSHGKRDAILGVRWSKEKPDEFPIDNVYSCLNTQGCPGLRNKPKVILIQACRGGEEGCVWMSDGIQDDSTAIESDDIRREHKEKDFISLLSCTPDTKSYRHVENGTFFVQYLVEEFNTHAHRDHVEELFTRVMRRFEKFPRQMVCKDRTTLSRHFYLFPGQ, encoded by the exons ATGCATATTGCCCAATGCCCATCAGGCAAGCATGatacaagcacaagcacaacaacTACAGTATGCATCACCATAACTGAGGACACATGCCAACTCAATGGATCACTGAAGACCTTGATAACgacag CCCAACGACTAAGTGATGTTCGCGTGAAGTTCGTGGAGAAAGTGACCAAATCCGTACTCAAGCAACTTTTGGACGACCTCAGAGACGACCGTGTCTTGAATGAAGAGGAGATGGAATCTGTACTTGAAGAACACAAGGCGAGGGCGGATCAAGCTCGCTATTTAATTGATATGGTTCGGAAGAAAGGGAACAAATCTTCGGAAAGGATGATCAAACGAATCCAGGAGAGAGACGGAAATCTGTACGATGAGCTGTCATTGGGTGTGGTGCCCTCAGGGACTA CAGCACCATCAGCCCCAGCACCATCAACCCCAGCACCATTACACCAGGTTTCAAATCCAGATGAGTCCACTGTGTCAGAAGTCCTTCTTCCCTGTTCAGAGCAGTTCAGATCACAGAAACTTACGGAAGGGGACATG ATCTACAAGCCTATGGACAAGCCAGGAAGGAAGCGTTTGGCGCTACTCATTAACAATGTTCAGTTTGAATGTGCGCGGTTGTTGAGacgaggggcagagagagatgaggagagaatgGAAACACTGCTTAAGGGCCTAGGATATGAAGTAGTGAAACACAGAGACCTCTCTGGTGAG GAGATGGACAAAGCGGTGAAAGCCTTTTCAAAACGCGAGGAGCACACTCAATCAGATGGCACCTTTGTAGTAATAATGTCACATGGGAAGAGGGACGCCATTTTGGGTGTGCGCTGGAGCAAAGAAAAGCCTGATGAATTCCCTATTGATAATGTTTACAGCTGTCTGAACACCCAAGGTTGTCCTGGATTACGTAACAAACCAAAGGTTATTCTTATTCAGGCCTGCAGAGGAG GTGAAGAAGGATGCGTTTGGATGTCTGATGGCATACAGGATGACAGTACTGCCATTGAGAGTGATGACATCCGCAGGGAACACAAGGAGAAAGACTTTatctccctcctttcctgcaCACCTG ACACAAAATCCTACAGGCATGTGGAGAATGgcactttttttgttcagtatCTTGTGGAGGAGTTCAACACTCATGCTCATCGGGACCATGTAGAAGAATTGTTCACAAGG GTTATGAGACGCTTTGAGAAGTTTCCCAGACAAATGGTGTGCAAAGACAGGACCACCCTCTCAAGGCACTTCTACCTGTTCCCAGGGCAGTAA
- the LOC134078289 gene encoding caspase a-like isoform X3 has translation MAAQRLSDVRVKFVEKVTKSVLKQLLDDLRDDRVLNEEEMESVLEEHKARADQARYLIDMVRKKGNKSSERMIKRIQERDGNLYDELSLGVVPSGTTAPSAPAPSTPAPLHQVSNPDESTVSEVLLPCSEQFRSQKLTEGDMIYKPMDKPGRKRLALLINNVQFECARLLRRGAERDEERMETLLKGLGYEVVKHRDLSGEEMDKAVKAFSKREEHTQSDGTFVVIMSHGKRDAILGVRWSKEKPDEFPIDNVYSCLNTQGCPGLRNKPKVILIQACRGGEEGCVWMSDGIQDDSTAIESDDIRREHKEKDFISLLSCTPDTKSYRHVENGTFFVQYLVEEFNTHAHRDHVEELFTRVMRRFEKFPRQMVCKDRTTLSRHFYLFPGQ, from the exons ATGGCAG CCCAACGACTAAGTGATGTTCGCGTGAAGTTCGTGGAGAAAGTGACCAAATCCGTACTCAAGCAACTTTTGGACGACCTCAGAGACGACCGTGTCTTGAATGAAGAGGAGATGGAATCTGTACTTGAAGAACACAAGGCGAGGGCGGATCAAGCTCGCTATTTAATTGATATGGTTCGGAAGAAAGGGAACAAATCTTCGGAAAGGATGATCAAACGAATCCAGGAGAGAGACGGAAATCTGTACGATGAGCTGTCATTGGGTGTGGTGCCCTCAGGGACTA CAGCACCATCAGCCCCAGCACCATCAACCCCAGCACCATTACACCAGGTTTCAAATCCAGATGAGTCCACTGTGTCAGAAGTCCTTCTTCCCTGTTCAGAGCAGTTCAGATCACAGAAACTTACGGAAGGGGACATG ATCTACAAGCCTATGGACAAGCCAGGAAGGAAGCGTTTGGCGCTACTCATTAACAATGTTCAGTTTGAATGTGCGCGGTTGTTGAGacgaggggcagagagagatgaggagagaatgGAAACACTGCTTAAGGGCCTAGGATATGAAGTAGTGAAACACAGAGACCTCTCTGGTGAG GAGATGGACAAAGCGGTGAAAGCCTTTTCAAAACGCGAGGAGCACACTCAATCAGATGGCACCTTTGTAGTAATAATGTCACATGGGAAGAGGGACGCCATTTTGGGTGTGCGCTGGAGCAAAGAAAAGCCTGATGAATTCCCTATTGATAATGTTTACAGCTGTCTGAACACCCAAGGTTGTCCTGGATTACGTAACAAACCAAAGGTTATTCTTATTCAGGCCTGCAGAGGAG GTGAAGAAGGATGCGTTTGGATGTCTGATGGCATACAGGATGACAGTACTGCCATTGAGAGTGATGACATCCGCAGGGAACACAAGGAGAAAGACTTTatctccctcctttcctgcaCACCTG ACACAAAATCCTACAGGCATGTGGAGAATGgcactttttttgttcagtatCTTGTGGAGGAGTTCAACACTCATGCTCATCGGGACCATGTAGAAGAATTGTTCACAAGG GTTATGAGACGCTTTGAGAAGTTTCCCAGACAAATGGTGTGCAAAGACAGGACCACCCTCTCAAGGCACTTCTACCTGTTCCCAGGGCAGTAA